Below is a window of Caldalkalibacillus uzonensis DNA.
ACCTCAACAGGTCGCCAAAAAAATTTGTTTCTATTGTACAGTCCTTCAATGGTTGTGCAGTCTTTGCAATGGCTGAGTAAAGTTGGTTAGATACGGCATACGGTAATGGGACATTGCTCACAGTGGCAAATATCTCTTAAATAATCCATATCTTTAATGATAATATAGCCTTGTTCCTGAGCAATCACCCCTTTTTGGGTCAAATCTCGCAGCATGCGGTTGACACTTTCCCTTGTCGCTCCAATAAATTCACCCAATTCCGCATGGGTTACTTTGTGAGAGATATGCCACCCCTGTTCAGTCTGTTTGCCGTACGTATTGGCCAGGCGGATTAAAGTTGAACACAAAGCGCCTGGCTTGCCATAAAACATCAAATCTCTCACTTTAGTTTCTGTGATACGATTCATCAGGCCCATCCACTTGATAAATTCAACCGCCAGATCCCCGTGCTGCCAGAGCAACACTTCCAAATCACGAGTTTGGATGACACCGATGATACTGTCTTTGGTCACCAAGGCATTGTAACTGTGCTTTAATGTGGTAAATCCCGCTAATTCCCCGACCAGATCACCCTCTTGAAACATGTGCAAAGTAAACTCTTTTCCTTCAGCGTTTGTTTTGGTCAGCTTGACTTGCCCCTGTTTGATATAAAAAAGTTTGTCGGCTGGATCCCCTTCCCAGAAAAGATAAGAGCCAGCTTCAAACGTATGGTCATACATGATCTCCTTCAGTTTTAGAAAGTTCTGTTCGGAAAGAATGGATGTGTTTTGCCACGTCCTACGTTCTTGGGTCAAAAAGGGTTGTCCTCGCATCATCACGGCCTCCCTGTTTTCATTCCTAGTTTCATTTTAACGGAAAGAGGGGGAGGCAACGTGTGATTGTGTCACAATTGTGTGACAGCGTGCCATTTGTAAACGAAACGTCACCAAAGTGTAAAACAAATGTCATTTTTTAAGGTTATTTGTAATGCCCTCCTATTTTTTTGGCCCGGTCCCGGGCCTGGCCTGCTGCAGTAAGGGAGGCGGCACGCAAAATGGCGGCGGCCCCGTATTTATGTTTAATATGATCCATGGCTTGGCTTAAACGTTCTTTTTTCAGTGTGGTGTCAAACAAACTGAGCTGCCGGCAGTGATCAGATTCCAATCCGGACAGCGTCACGCCGGCACTGCGAATCGGTTCCCCGTCCCAATGGGTGCGAAACAGATTAAAAGCGGCTTTAAACACATCCAGTCCATAGTTGGTTTTTTGGGGCAATTTAATCTGGCGGTGAAAGCCGGTGGGAAAATCAAAGCGGGCCCCGCGCACACCCACGGAAACGGTATCACCCACATATCCTTTTAGGCGGGCCCGGCGGCCTACCTCTTCACTTAATTCCAATAAAATCACTTTGATCTGTTCTATGGTTTCATAATCCCGGGGCAGGGTCATATGATGACCGATGGCCTTTTGTTCGTCATGGGAGCGGGGAGACACAGGGGAGTGATCAATGCCGTTGGCCGTTAACCACAGCCGTTCTCCATTAATGCCCCATTTTTGGGAGAGACGCTCCACGGGGGTTTGAGCCAATTGGCCGATGGTGCGGATACCCATGCGTTCCAAGTGGCGGCTTATGCGGCTGCCCACGCCAAACAGGGCGCGGACCGGAAGAGGCCACAACGTGGTTGGCAGTGTGTCATGGCTGATCTGGGCGATACCTGCTTTGTTTTTCTTGGCAAAATTATCGCAGGCCATTTTGGCTAGCACTTTATTGGGGCCAATGCCGATGCGGACATAGACGCCTACTTCCTGCTGGATCTTGTGTTGCAAAAGGCTGGCTACATCCCAGGGTTCACCACCAAATAAATGTAAGGTGGGTGTCACATCCATAAACTGTTCGTCGATGCTGTACGGTTCAACCAGGTCAGTGAAACTTTGCAAGATGGTGGTGATCTGCACTGAGATATCAATGTACTTTTGCATATGAGGTTTGACCACAGTGACAGAGGGACATTTTTGCTGGGCTTCCCACAATGCTTCTGCTGTTTCAATCCCCCACTGTTTGGCCAGGGGGCAGGCGGCCAGGATCACCCCGCTGCGCCGCTCTGGATCTCCGGCCACCACAATCGGTTTATGCTGCAGCGAGGGATCCGCTGTTTTTTCAATGCTGGCAAAGAAAGATTGCACATCGACCAGAAAAATGACCTGCTCCCGGGACATCTTGCTACTTGCTTTGTTCATGCTGGCTATCCTCCGTTCAGCAGCGCAAAGAATAGGATGCATAACTAGAACATATGTTCTATTATATAGCAAAAAAAGAAAAAATAGAAGTGGGAAAAGGAGGGAGAGCAACACATCAGATTGGGAAAAAGGAAGCAC
It encodes the following:
- a CDS encoding Crp/Fnr family transcriptional regulator, which translates into the protein MMRGQPFLTQERRTWQNTSILSEQNFLKLKEIMYDHTFEAGSYLFWEGDPADKLFYIKQGQVKLTKTNAEGKEFTLHMFQEGDLVGELAGFTTLKHSYNALVTKDSIIGVIQTRDLEVLLWQHGDLAVEFIKWMGLMNRITETKVRDLMFYGKPGALCSTLIRLANTYGKQTEQGWHISHKVTHAELGEFIGATRESVNRMLRDLTQKGVIAQEQGYIIIKDMDYLRDICHCEQCPITVCRI
- a CDS encoding DNA polymerase IV, with the translated sequence MNKASSKMSREQVIFLVDVQSFFASIEKTADPSLQHKPIVVAGDPERRSGVILAACPLAKQWGIETAEALWEAQQKCPSVTVVKPHMQKYIDISVQITTILQSFTDLVEPYSIDEQFMDVTPTLHLFGGEPWDVASLLQHKIQQEVGVYVRIGIGPNKVLAKMACDNFAKKNKAGIAQISHDTLPTTLWPLPVRALFGVGSRISRHLERMGIRTIGQLAQTPVERLSQKWGINGERLWLTANGIDHSPVSPRSHDEQKAIGHHMTLPRDYETIEQIKVILLELSEEVGRRARLKGYVGDTVSVGVRGARFDFPTGFHRQIKLPQKTNYGLDVFKAAFNLFRTHWDGEPIRSAGVTLSGLESDHCRQLSLFDTTLKKERLSQAMDHIKHKYGAAAILRAASLTAAGQARDRAKKIGGHYK